A portion of the Phaenicophaeus curvirostris isolate KB17595 chromosome 17, BPBGC_Pcur_1.0, whole genome shotgun sequence genome contains these proteins:
- the EIF4ENIF1 gene encoding eukaryotic translation initiation factor 4E transporter isoform X5, translating to MDKRGTTGTENGDAFLELSRVTVKYPHRYTKEELLDIKERPYSKQRPSCLSEKYDSDGVWDPEKWHASLYPSSGRTSPVESFKKDLDSDRTSLIRRIVDPRERVKDDDLDVVLSPQRRSFGGGCHVTAAVSSRRAGSPLEKENDGVRVIGGRRIGSGRIISSRNFDKDHRGGEKDLRDCRDARDRDRERDYKDKRFRREFGDSKRIFGERRRNDSYTEEEPEWFSAGPTSQSETIELTGFDDKILEEDHKGRKRTRRRTASLKEGIECNGGVAEEDEVQTVLANETPADQEVPREAVLPEPAPGEFDFNEFFNLDKSVPGLASMIEDVLGEGSVSASRFSRWFSNPSRSGSRSSSLRSTPHEELERLAAHSGVVLSVEEVEAGLKGLKVDQEGKIATPFMAEQMEEALNVAGSRQIKKDGDMTAFNKLVSSMKASGTLPSQPKVNQSLESHLMSPPEMSGQPLSKNILQELLGPPITRPASSNVLSGLIGGLEPTPSLLTQRAPSPPVPSVFPSRAASADYLRHRISSPIGFGQGSQQLLGDPFPGVRKPMSPVAAQMSPLEIQQAALEGLALPHDLAIQAANFYQHGFGKPQMDKSRDGYRNSRPQRMTKSPAPGHRGNASSPAPTASITSMLSPSFTPTSVIRKMYESKEKSKEEPVSGKMKVSDGKDENQRPNEATDNLLSSSVENADQETLPTLGTKLPALQRSACSTPLAQANRCTKEQDYRPKSTGRKTPTMASPVPGGPFLRPVHQVPLVPHVPIVRPAHQLHPGLVQRMLAQGVHPQHLPLLQAGMLPPGVDLSHLQGISAPILGQPFYPLPTASHHILNPRSGTPLQLAMMQQQLQRSGTGAQGSPASVQTTPQSVLSRTGLSHGHTQLDHRPSQRSGSPIGLAKWFGSDVLQQPLPSMPSKVISVDELEYRQ from the exons GAGGAACTGCTGGATATTAAAGAGCGTCCCTACTCTAAACAAAGACCTTCttgtctttctgaaaaatatgacag tgaTGGTGTCTGGGATCCAGAGAAGTGGCATGCATCTTTATATCCAAGTTCAGGAAGAACTTCACCAGtggaaagctttaaaaaagatCTGGATTCAGATCGGACTTCTCTGATACGTAGGATAGTGG ATCCAAGAGAGCGAGTGAAAGATGATGACTTGGATGTAGTCTTAAGTCCACAAAGGCGAAGCTTTGGAGGTGGCTGTCATGTAACTGCAGCTGTTAGCTCACGCCGAGCAGGGAGCCCGTTGGAAAAGGAGAATGATGGTGTCCGTGTCATTGGTGGCCGTAGGATTGGCAGTGGAAGAATTATCTCTTCTCGTAACTTTGATAAAGACCACCGGGGTGGTGAAAAAGACCTCCGTGATTGTAGAGATGCAAGAGACAGAGATCGTGAGAGGGACTACAAAGATAAACGCTTCAgg AGGGAGTTTGGTGACAGCAAACGTATCTTTGGGGAGCGACGAAGGAATGATTCTTATACTGAAGAGGAGCCCGAGTGGTTCTCTGCTGGTCCCACAAGTCAGTCTGAGACCATTGAGCTCACAGGCTTTGATGATAAAATTCTGGAGGAAGATCACAAGGGGAGGAAACGTACAAGGCGACGTACAGCCTCTCTGAAAGAAG ggaTAGAATGCAATGGTGGAGTGGCAGAGGAAGACGAAGTGCAAACTGTCCTTGCCAATGAAACTCCAGCAGATCAAGAAGTTCCGAGGGAAGCAGTCTTACCAGAACCAGCTCCAGGAGAGTTTGACTTCAATGAGTTCTTTAACTTGGATAAAAGCGTTCCTGGTTTGGCTTCG ATGATTGAGGATGTGCTTGGGGAAGGCTCTGTGTCTGCCAGCAGGTTCAGCAGGTGGTTTTCTAATCCCAGTCGTTCTGGAAGTCGGTCAAGCAGCTTGAGATCTACACCGCATGAGGAACTGGAGAGGCTAGCAG CACATTCAGGAGTTGTACTTTCAGTGGAAGAAGTCGAAGCTGGACTAAAAGGCCTGAAAGTGGATCAAGAGGGAAAAATTGCTACTCCATTTATGGCTGAGCAAATGGAGGAAGCATTGAATGTTGCTGGCTCCAGACAGATCAAGAAAGATGGAGATATGACTGCATTTAACAAACTAGTGAGCAGCATGAAGGCAAGTGGGACGCTGCCTTCACAGCCCAAAGTCAAT caGAGCCTTGAGAGCCACTTAATGTCACCTCCAGAGATGTCGGGCCAGCCTCTGTCAAAGAATATTCTGCAG GAACTTCTTGGTCCACCCATTACCAGACCTGCTTCGTCAAATGTTCTGAGTGGTCTGATAGGTGGTTTGGAACCCACACCCTCTTTGCTGACACAGAGAGCACCTTCGCCTCCAGTTCCATCGGTGTTCCCAAGTCGAGCTGCTTCTGCGGATTACCTCCGCCACAGAATATCTTCACCCATTG GTTTTGGACAAGGTTCTCAGCAGTTGCTTGGCGATCCGTTCCCAGGCGTAAGGAAGCCCATGAGTCCAGTTGCTGCACAG ATGAGCCCCTTGGAAATACAGCAAGCAGCGTTAGAGGGGCTGGCGTTACCGCATGACTTGGCCATACAGGCAGCAAACTTCTATCAGCATGGCTTTGGGAAGCCACAGATGGACAAAAGCAGGGATGGCTACAGAAACAG CAGGCCGCAGCGCATGACAAAATCACCTGCCCCAGGACACAGAGGGAATGcatcttctccagcccccacaGCATCCATTACCAGCATG CTGTCTCCTTCCTTTACACCTACCTCGGTGATCCGCAAGATGTATGAGagcaaggagaaaagcaaagaggaaccAGTTTCTGGGAAAATGAAAGTCAGCGATGGTAAAGATGAAAACCAGAGGCCAAATGAAG CTACAGATAACCTACTGTCTAGTTCTGTGGAGAATGCAGATCAAGAAACTTTGCCCACCTTAGGTACCAAACTACCTGCACTGCAACGCTCTGCATGTTCCACACCTCTTGCCCAAGCAAATCGTTGCACCAAAGAGCAAGACTACAGGCCCAAATCAACTGGTAGAAAGACTCCTACAATGGCCTCCCCAGTACCTGGAGGCCCTTTTCTTCGTCCTGTTCATCAAGTACCCCTTGTTCCCCATGTACCAATTGTACGACCTGCTCATCAACTGCATCCAGGACTGGTCCAAAGAATGCTGGCACAGGGGGTTCATCCGCAACACCTTCCTCTACTGCAAGCAG GTATGCTTCCTCCTGGAGTGGACCTGTCTCACTTGCAGGGAATATCTGCTCCcatccttgggcagcctttctACCCTCTCCCGACAGCCAGCCATCACATCTTAAATCCACGCTCTGGGACACCTCTGCAGCTAGCGATGATGCAGCAGCAACTACAGCGATCAG GCACTGGAGCGCAGGGATCGCCTGCCAGTGTGCAGACCACTCCTCAGAGCGTGCTGTCTAGGACTGGATTATCTCACGGGCACACACAGCTTGACCATCGCCCCAGCCAGAGGAGTGGCTCTCCCATTGGCCTTGCAAAGTGGTTTGGTTCGGATGTCTTGCAGCAGCCTCTCCCTTCCATGCCATCCAAAGTTATCAGTGTGGATGAACTGGAATACCGGCAGTGA
- the EIF4ENIF1 gene encoding eukaryotic translation initiation factor 4E transporter isoform X1 yields MDKRGTTGTENGDAFLELSRVTVKYPHRYTKEELLDIKERPYSKQRPSCLSEKYDSDGVWDPEKWHASLYPSSGRTSPVESFKKDLDSDRTSLIRRIVDPRERVKDDDLDVVLSPQRRSFGGGCHVTAAVSSRRAGSPLEKENDGVRVIGGRRIGSGRIISSRNFDKDHRGGEKDLRDCRDARDRDRERDYKDKRFRREFGDSKRIFGERRRNDSYTEEEPEWFSAGPTSQSETIELTGFDDKILEEDHKGRKRTRRRTASLKEGIECNGGVAEEDEVQTVLANETPADQEVPREAVLPEPAPGEFDFNEFFNLDKSVPGLASMIEDVLGEGSVSASRFSRWFSNPSRSGSRSSSLRSTPHEELERLAGLEQAILSPGQNSGNYFAPIPLEDHSENKVDILEMLQKAKVDLKPLLSSLSANKEKLRESTHSGVVLSVEEVEAGLKGLKVDQEGKIATPFMAEQMEEALNVAGSRQIKKDGDMTAFNKLVSSMKASGTLPSQPKVNQSLESHLMSPPEMSGQPLSKNILQELLGPPITRPASSNVLSGLIGGLEPTPSLLTQRAPSPPVPSVFPSRAASADYLRHRISSPIGFGQGSQQLLGDPFPGVRKPMSPVAAQMSPLEIQQAALEGLALPHDLAIQAANFYQHGFGKPQMDKSRDGYRNSRPQRMTKSPAPGHRGNASSPAPTASITSMLSPSFTPTSVIRKMYESKEKSKEEPVSGKMKVSDGKDENQRPNEATDNLLSSSVENADQETLPTLGTKLPALQRSACSTPLAQANRCTKEQDYRPKSTGRKTPTMASPVPGGPFLRPVHQVPLVPHVPIVRPAHQLHPGLVQRMLAQGVHPQHLPLLQAGMLPPGVDLSHLQGISAPILGQPFYPLPTASHHILNPRSGTPLQLAMMQQQLQRSGTGAQGSPASVQTTPQSVLSRTGLSHGHTQLDHRPSQRSGSPIGLAKWFGSDVLQQPLPSMPSKVISVDELEYRQ; encoded by the exons GAGGAACTGCTGGATATTAAAGAGCGTCCCTACTCTAAACAAAGACCTTCttgtctttctgaaaaatatgacag tgaTGGTGTCTGGGATCCAGAGAAGTGGCATGCATCTTTATATCCAAGTTCAGGAAGAACTTCACCAGtggaaagctttaaaaaagatCTGGATTCAGATCGGACTTCTCTGATACGTAGGATAGTGG ATCCAAGAGAGCGAGTGAAAGATGATGACTTGGATGTAGTCTTAAGTCCACAAAGGCGAAGCTTTGGAGGTGGCTGTCATGTAACTGCAGCTGTTAGCTCACGCCGAGCAGGGAGCCCGTTGGAAAAGGAGAATGATGGTGTCCGTGTCATTGGTGGCCGTAGGATTGGCAGTGGAAGAATTATCTCTTCTCGTAACTTTGATAAAGACCACCGGGGTGGTGAAAAAGACCTCCGTGATTGTAGAGATGCAAGAGACAGAGATCGTGAGAGGGACTACAAAGATAAACGCTTCAgg AGGGAGTTTGGTGACAGCAAACGTATCTTTGGGGAGCGACGAAGGAATGATTCTTATACTGAAGAGGAGCCCGAGTGGTTCTCTGCTGGTCCCACAAGTCAGTCTGAGACCATTGAGCTCACAGGCTTTGATGATAAAATTCTGGAGGAAGATCACAAGGGGAGGAAACGTACAAGGCGACGTACAGCCTCTCTGAAAGAAG ggaTAGAATGCAATGGTGGAGTGGCAGAGGAAGACGAAGTGCAAACTGTCCTTGCCAATGAAACTCCAGCAGATCAAGAAGTTCCGAGGGAAGCAGTCTTACCAGAACCAGCTCCAGGAGAGTTTGACTTCAATGAGTTCTTTAACTTGGATAAAAGCGTTCCTGGTTTGGCTTCG ATGATTGAGGATGTGCTTGGGGAAGGCTCTGTGTCTGCCAGCAGGTTCAGCAGGTGGTTTTCTAATCCCAGTCGTTCTGGAAGTCGGTCAAGCAGCTTGAGATCTACACCGCATGAGGAACTGGAGAGGCTAGCAG GTCTAGAGCAAGCCATTCTCTCCCCTGGCCAGAACTCTGGAAACTACTTTGCTCCCATTCCATTGGAAGACCACTCTGAAAATAAAGTGGACATCCTAGAAATGCTACAGAAAGCCAAAGTGGACTTAAAACCTCTTCTTTCAAGTCTTTCAGCCAACAAGGAAAAGCTTAGAGAGAGCA CACATTCAGGAGTTGTACTTTCAGTGGAAGAAGTCGAAGCTGGACTAAAAGGCCTGAAAGTGGATCAAGAGGGAAAAATTGCTACTCCATTTATGGCTGAGCAAATGGAGGAAGCATTGAATGTTGCTGGCTCCAGACAGATCAAGAAAGATGGAGATATGACTGCATTTAACAAACTAGTGAGCAGCATGAAGGCAAGTGGGACGCTGCCTTCACAGCCCAAAGTCAAT caGAGCCTTGAGAGCCACTTAATGTCACCTCCAGAGATGTCGGGCCAGCCTCTGTCAAAGAATATTCTGCAG GAACTTCTTGGTCCACCCATTACCAGACCTGCTTCGTCAAATGTTCTGAGTGGTCTGATAGGTGGTTTGGAACCCACACCCTCTTTGCTGACACAGAGAGCACCTTCGCCTCCAGTTCCATCGGTGTTCCCAAGTCGAGCTGCTTCTGCGGATTACCTCCGCCACAGAATATCTTCACCCATTG GTTTTGGACAAGGTTCTCAGCAGTTGCTTGGCGATCCGTTCCCAGGCGTAAGGAAGCCCATGAGTCCAGTTGCTGCACAG ATGAGCCCCTTGGAAATACAGCAAGCAGCGTTAGAGGGGCTGGCGTTACCGCATGACTTGGCCATACAGGCAGCAAACTTCTATCAGCATGGCTTTGGGAAGCCACAGATGGACAAAAGCAGGGATGGCTACAGAAACAG CAGGCCGCAGCGCATGACAAAATCACCTGCCCCAGGACACAGAGGGAATGcatcttctccagcccccacaGCATCCATTACCAGCATG CTGTCTCCTTCCTTTACACCTACCTCGGTGATCCGCAAGATGTATGAGagcaaggagaaaagcaaagaggaaccAGTTTCTGGGAAAATGAAAGTCAGCGATGGTAAAGATGAAAACCAGAGGCCAAATGAAG CTACAGATAACCTACTGTCTAGTTCTGTGGAGAATGCAGATCAAGAAACTTTGCCCACCTTAGGTACCAAACTACCTGCACTGCAACGCTCTGCATGTTCCACACCTCTTGCCCAAGCAAATCGTTGCACCAAAGAGCAAGACTACAGGCCCAAATCAACTGGTAGAAAGACTCCTACAATGGCCTCCCCAGTACCTGGAGGCCCTTTTCTTCGTCCTGTTCATCAAGTACCCCTTGTTCCCCATGTACCAATTGTACGACCTGCTCATCAACTGCATCCAGGACTGGTCCAAAGAATGCTGGCACAGGGGGTTCATCCGCAACACCTTCCTCTACTGCAAGCAG GTATGCTTCCTCCTGGAGTGGACCTGTCTCACTTGCAGGGAATATCTGCTCCcatccttgggcagcctttctACCCTCTCCCGACAGCCAGCCATCACATCTTAAATCCACGCTCTGGGACACCTCTGCAGCTAGCGATGATGCAGCAGCAACTACAGCGATCAG GCACTGGAGCGCAGGGATCGCCTGCCAGTGTGCAGACCACTCCTCAGAGCGTGCTGTCTAGGACTGGATTATCTCACGGGCACACACAGCTTGACCATCGCCCCAGCCAGAGGAGTGGCTCTCCCATTGGCCTTGCAAAGTGGTTTGGTTCGGATGTCTTGCAGCAGCCTCTCCCTTCCATGCCATCCAAAGTTATCAGTGTGGATGAACTGGAATACCGGCAGTGA
- the EIF4ENIF1 gene encoding eukaryotic translation initiation factor 4E transporter isoform X2 codes for MDKRGTTGTENGDAFLELSRVTVKYPHRYTKEELLDIKERPYSKQRPSCLSEKYDSDGVWDPEKWHASLYPSSGRTSPVESFKKDLDSDRTSLIRRIVDPRERVKDDDLDVVLSPQRRSFGGGCHVTAAVSSRRAGSPLEKENDGVRVIGGRRIGSGRIISSRNFDKDHRGGEKDLRDCRDARDRDRERDYKDKRFRREFGDSKRIFGERRRNDSYTEEEPEWFSAGPTSQSETIELTGFDDKILEEDHKGRKRTRRRTASLKEGIECNGGVAEEDEVQTVLANETPADQEVPREAVLPEPAPGEFDFNEFFNLDKSVPGLASMIEDVLGEGSVSASRFSRWFSNPSRSGSRSSSLRSTPHEELERLAGLEQAILSPGQNSGNYFAPIPLEDHSENKVDILEMLQKAKVDLKPLLSSLSANKEKLRESTHSGVVLSVEEVEAGLKGLKVDQEGKIATPFMAEQMEEALNVAGSRQIKKDGDMTAFNKLVSSMKASGTLPSQPKVNSLESHLMSPPEMSGQPLSKNILQELLGPPITRPASSNVLSGLIGGLEPTPSLLTQRAPSPPVPSVFPSRAASADYLRHRISSPIGFGQGSQQLLGDPFPGVRKPMSPVAAQMSPLEIQQAALEGLALPHDLAIQAANFYQHGFGKPQMDKSRDGYRNSRPQRMTKSPAPGHRGNASSPAPTASITSMLSPSFTPTSVIRKMYESKEKSKEEPVSGKMKVSDGKDENQRPNEATDNLLSSSVENADQETLPTLGTKLPALQRSACSTPLAQANRCTKEQDYRPKSTGRKTPTMASPVPGGPFLRPVHQVPLVPHVPIVRPAHQLHPGLVQRMLAQGVHPQHLPLLQAGMLPPGVDLSHLQGISAPILGQPFYPLPTASHHILNPRSGTPLQLAMMQQQLQRSGTGAQGSPASVQTTPQSVLSRTGLSHGHTQLDHRPSQRSGSPIGLAKWFGSDVLQQPLPSMPSKVISVDELEYRQ; via the exons GAGGAACTGCTGGATATTAAAGAGCGTCCCTACTCTAAACAAAGACCTTCttgtctttctgaaaaatatgacag tgaTGGTGTCTGGGATCCAGAGAAGTGGCATGCATCTTTATATCCAAGTTCAGGAAGAACTTCACCAGtggaaagctttaaaaaagatCTGGATTCAGATCGGACTTCTCTGATACGTAGGATAGTGG ATCCAAGAGAGCGAGTGAAAGATGATGACTTGGATGTAGTCTTAAGTCCACAAAGGCGAAGCTTTGGAGGTGGCTGTCATGTAACTGCAGCTGTTAGCTCACGCCGAGCAGGGAGCCCGTTGGAAAAGGAGAATGATGGTGTCCGTGTCATTGGTGGCCGTAGGATTGGCAGTGGAAGAATTATCTCTTCTCGTAACTTTGATAAAGACCACCGGGGTGGTGAAAAAGACCTCCGTGATTGTAGAGATGCAAGAGACAGAGATCGTGAGAGGGACTACAAAGATAAACGCTTCAgg AGGGAGTTTGGTGACAGCAAACGTATCTTTGGGGAGCGACGAAGGAATGATTCTTATACTGAAGAGGAGCCCGAGTGGTTCTCTGCTGGTCCCACAAGTCAGTCTGAGACCATTGAGCTCACAGGCTTTGATGATAAAATTCTGGAGGAAGATCACAAGGGGAGGAAACGTACAAGGCGACGTACAGCCTCTCTGAAAGAAG ggaTAGAATGCAATGGTGGAGTGGCAGAGGAAGACGAAGTGCAAACTGTCCTTGCCAATGAAACTCCAGCAGATCAAGAAGTTCCGAGGGAAGCAGTCTTACCAGAACCAGCTCCAGGAGAGTTTGACTTCAATGAGTTCTTTAACTTGGATAAAAGCGTTCCTGGTTTGGCTTCG ATGATTGAGGATGTGCTTGGGGAAGGCTCTGTGTCTGCCAGCAGGTTCAGCAGGTGGTTTTCTAATCCCAGTCGTTCTGGAAGTCGGTCAAGCAGCTTGAGATCTACACCGCATGAGGAACTGGAGAGGCTAGCAG GTCTAGAGCAAGCCATTCTCTCCCCTGGCCAGAACTCTGGAAACTACTTTGCTCCCATTCCATTGGAAGACCACTCTGAAAATAAAGTGGACATCCTAGAAATGCTACAGAAAGCCAAAGTGGACTTAAAACCTCTTCTTTCAAGTCTTTCAGCCAACAAGGAAAAGCTTAGAGAGAGCA CACATTCAGGAGTTGTACTTTCAGTGGAAGAAGTCGAAGCTGGACTAAAAGGCCTGAAAGTGGATCAAGAGGGAAAAATTGCTACTCCATTTATGGCTGAGCAAATGGAGGAAGCATTGAATGTTGCTGGCTCCAGACAGATCAAGAAAGATGGAGATATGACTGCATTTAACAAACTAGTGAGCAGCATGAAGGCAAGTGGGACGCTGCCTTCACAGCCCAAAGTCAAT AGCCTTGAGAGCCACTTAATGTCACCTCCAGAGATGTCGGGCCAGCCTCTGTCAAAGAATATTCTGCAG GAACTTCTTGGTCCACCCATTACCAGACCTGCTTCGTCAAATGTTCTGAGTGGTCTGATAGGTGGTTTGGAACCCACACCCTCTTTGCTGACACAGAGAGCACCTTCGCCTCCAGTTCCATCGGTGTTCCCAAGTCGAGCTGCTTCTGCGGATTACCTCCGCCACAGAATATCTTCACCCATTG GTTTTGGACAAGGTTCTCAGCAGTTGCTTGGCGATCCGTTCCCAGGCGTAAGGAAGCCCATGAGTCCAGTTGCTGCACAG ATGAGCCCCTTGGAAATACAGCAAGCAGCGTTAGAGGGGCTGGCGTTACCGCATGACTTGGCCATACAGGCAGCAAACTTCTATCAGCATGGCTTTGGGAAGCCACAGATGGACAAAAGCAGGGATGGCTACAGAAACAG CAGGCCGCAGCGCATGACAAAATCACCTGCCCCAGGACACAGAGGGAATGcatcttctccagcccccacaGCATCCATTACCAGCATG CTGTCTCCTTCCTTTACACCTACCTCGGTGATCCGCAAGATGTATGAGagcaaggagaaaagcaaagaggaaccAGTTTCTGGGAAAATGAAAGTCAGCGATGGTAAAGATGAAAACCAGAGGCCAAATGAAG CTACAGATAACCTACTGTCTAGTTCTGTGGAGAATGCAGATCAAGAAACTTTGCCCACCTTAGGTACCAAACTACCTGCACTGCAACGCTCTGCATGTTCCACACCTCTTGCCCAAGCAAATCGTTGCACCAAAGAGCAAGACTACAGGCCCAAATCAACTGGTAGAAAGACTCCTACAATGGCCTCCCCAGTACCTGGAGGCCCTTTTCTTCGTCCTGTTCATCAAGTACCCCTTGTTCCCCATGTACCAATTGTACGACCTGCTCATCAACTGCATCCAGGACTGGTCCAAAGAATGCTGGCACAGGGGGTTCATCCGCAACACCTTCCTCTACTGCAAGCAG GTATGCTTCCTCCTGGAGTGGACCTGTCTCACTTGCAGGGAATATCTGCTCCcatccttgggcagcctttctACCCTCTCCCGACAGCCAGCCATCACATCTTAAATCCACGCTCTGGGACACCTCTGCAGCTAGCGATGATGCAGCAGCAACTACAGCGATCAG GCACTGGAGCGCAGGGATCGCCTGCCAGTGTGCAGACCACTCCTCAGAGCGTGCTGTCTAGGACTGGATTATCTCACGGGCACACACAGCTTGACCATCGCCCCAGCCAGAGGAGTGGCTCTCCCATTGGCCTTGCAAAGTGGTTTGGTTCGGATGTCTTGCAGCAGCCTCTCCCTTCCATGCCATCCAAAGTTATCAGTGTGGATGAACTGGAATACCGGCAGTGA